The region ATGTAGCGAGCCCAATCTTTTTGGTAACCAGGTGTCAAGCTCTGAAAAAATGTAAGCACATCTGGGTGATCAGCTAATAATGCTTCAATATCTTTGACATTATCCTCATAATCTGCAACACGCTGGCTTGCTGATAATGACTTTTTTGCTTTCTTTTTCTCACGTTTTAATCCAACGACAGTGAAGACGTCATCCATACTTACCATACGTGAAAACTTCATATCGCTATCGGAAATATAGCCATCCTCATCTACTTTCATAGCTGGAAAGATTTCATCTCTGTGAACGAAAGTTTTATATCGATTGTTGCCTTTTTTAGGATAAGCGAAAAATAAATAGCCTTTATCCTGTAATAGTTGGTTTTGGATGATTCGATGTGTGTACGCGACGATTTCATCAACAGTTTCAACGAAAATGAAAATAGC is a window of Pueribacillus theae DNA encoding:
- a CDS encoding YdeI/OmpD-associated family protein, with product MTIFDKLNLNKYTNMVVINQPSDYDLFTEQATTLHKDHDAIFIFVETVDEIVAYTHRIIQNQLLQDKGYLFFAYPKKGNNRYKTFVHRDEIFPAMKVDEDGYISDSDMKFSRMVSMDDVFTVVGLKREKKKAKKSLSASQRVADYEDNVKDIEALLADHPDVLTFFQSLTPGYQKDWARYIFSAKQQKTREKRHQQMIDILSQGYKSIDLYRQKK